GGCCGCCGAAATCAACGTCACCCCGGACCGCGGCTACGCGTTCTCGATCCGCGGCGTGGCCCGGGAGTACGCCCACGCCACCGGCACGCCCTTCACCGACCCGGCGTCCAAGGTGCAGGCGCCCGCGGACCTCACCGGCGGCTACGGCGTCAAGCTCAACGACGACGCGCCGATCTACGGCAAGCCCGGCTGTGACCGTTTCGTGGCACGCACCGTCCGCGGAGTCGACGCCACCCGGCCGACCCCGCCGTGGATGAGCTCCCGGCTCCGGCTCGCCGGCATCCGGTCCATCTCGTTGCCGGTGGACATCTCCAACTACGTCATGCTGGAACTCGGGCAGCCCACCCACTGCTACGACCTCGACACGCTGTCCGGCGACATTGTGGTGCGGCGTGCGGTGGCCGGGGAGAAGATCACCACGCTGGACGCCAAGGAACGCACCCTCGACGCCGAGGACCTCCTCATCACCGACGGTTCCGGCGCGATCGGCATCGCCGGTGTGATGGGCGGCGCCGCCACCGAGGTGTCCGACGCCACCACCAACGTCCTGATCGAGGCCGCGCACTTCGACGAAGTGTCGATCGCACGCTCCCGCCGCCGCCACAAACTGCCGTCCGAGGCCTCCAAGCGCTTCGAACGCGGCGTCGACTGGCACATCGCCCCGGTGGCCGCCCAGCGGGTCGTCGACCTCCTGGTCGAGCTCGCCGGCGGCACCGCCGTGGCCGAGGGGACCGACGTCGGCACCGCACCGGACGCCGTCGCCGTCGAACTGCCCGCGGCCTTCGCCGCGGAGCGGATCGGCATCGACTTCACCGAGGACCAGATCCTGACCTCGCTGCAGGATCTCGGCGCCGTCGTCGAGAAGACCGGCACCGGCTACGCCGTGACGGCCCCGAGCTGGCGCACCGACCTGGAAACCAAGGAGGACCTCTCCGAGGAGATCGCCCGCCTGGTCGGCTATGACAAGATCCCCGCCACCCTGCCCGTGGCCCCTCCGGGCCGCGGACTGACCCGCGTGCAGCAGCAGCGCCGCCGGCTCGTCCAGGCCCTGGCGGACGCCGGCCTCACCGAAGTGCTGGCCTACCCGTTTGTCTCCAAGGCCGCCAACGACACCTTCGGGACCCCCGAGGCCGGCGCGGAGCGAAAAGCGCTCAAGCTGGCCAACCCGATCAGCGAAGAGCACGGCTACCTGCGGACCTCCATCCTGCCGGGCCTGATCGAGGTCGCCAAGCGCAACCACTCCCGTGGCTTCCGCGACCTCGCGCTGTTCGAGTCCGGGCTCGTCTTCCTGCCCGGGGACACGCTGGGCACGGCCTCCATCCCGCCGCTGGGCGCCAAGCCCGCCGACGAGGTGCTGGACGGACTGTACGACGGCGTCCCGGACCAGCCGTTGTACCTCGCCGCGGTGCTGACCGGCCACGATTCGCCTGCCGCACCGGCGCATGCGCCCCGCGCCTGGGACTGGGCTGACGCGCTGGACATCGCCCGGCTCGCCGGCGACGTCCTCGGCGTCGAGATCGTCATCAGCCAGGGCCAGCACCAGGCCTTCCACCCGGGACGGGCCGCGCAGCTGGCGCTCCGCAACGGCGAGGTCCTGGGCTACGCCGGCGAACTGCACCCGAAGCTGCTCGCGGCGCACGACATGCCGGCCCGCTCAGTGGCGCTGGAACTGAACGCCGACGCACTGTTCGAAGCCGCCGCCGACGTGATCGTCGCCCGGCACATCTCCACCTACCCGGTGGCCACCCAGGACGTCGCCCTCGTGGTGGCGGCCGAGGTTGCCGCGGACGAGGTGCTGGCCGCCCTGCGTGACGGTGCAGGGGAGCTGCTCGAGGACGTCGCACTGTTCGACGTATATGCGGGAAAGGGCATCGAAGAGGGCAAGAAGTCGCTGGCCTTCAACCTGCGCTTCCGCGCCGATGACCGGACGCTGACCGCGGACGAGGCCTCGGCGGCCCGGGACAGCGCGGTTGCCGCCGCCCATGAGCGGTTCGGTGCGGTCCAGCGCTAACGGCACATAGCCTCCGGAGCTAAACACCGGCGGTAAACATAGGAGGGCGGGATATGACGTCGCAGCTGATGGTGCGGTCGGTCCCGCCCTTCCGCGTTCCCGGCGCCGCGGAAGTTCCCGGCGCCACGGGGTCCCTGGAGGCGGCAGCCCATGGGCTGTTGGACGACGTCGAACTCGGCCGTGCGCGGGCGCTGGAACCCCGTCCGCGGCAGGACTTCCTGGCCGGCCGGCTGGCGCTGCGGCGCTTTGCGGCGGAACTGCTGGGTGTGCCGGCGGCGGACCTCCGGGCGGCCTATAACTGTCCGCAGTGCGGCCCCGGTAGTCCGCACGGCCGGCCCGGCTACACGCTGCATGGCGTGCCGGTGCCGCTGCTGCTGAGCCTCTCGCGGAGCGCGGGCTGGGTCCTGCTGGCAGCGGTGCCGGATCCTGCGCCGGGACTCCGGCTCGGCGTCGACGTGCAGGACCCTGCGGGCACGGACTTTGCCGGCTTCGACGAGCTGGTGCTCGGCCCGGCCGAACGCGCGAGCCTGCGCAGCCTGGCCGGCGCCGAGCTGTTGGCCGAACGTGCCCGGCTCTGGGCCCGTAAGGAGGCCTGGCTCAAGCTGTGCGGTACCGGGCTGCGGACCGCGCCGGACAGCGTGGAGGTGCTTGGGCACCCCGGCATCAGGGACCTGCCGCCCGCCGAATCCGGGCTCCCCGCGCATTTTGCCGCCGCTGTCGCCCTGGCCGGCACCCCGGACGGCCTCCCACCGGGACAACCGCCGGGACCACCGGCGCGCCAACGGCCGTCAGCGGGGGTCAGCCGGCGGGCAGCGGCGGGAGTGCCTCTTCATAGAGCCAGGGGTGGAGCACGGCCTCGGCGTCGATCCCGGTGACGCGGTGCGCTGCCAGGATAAAGTCCTCCGTCGTGACCGAGCCGTGGCGGCGGCCCCCGGTCCAGTCGTGCAGCAGTGCGAAGAATGCCAGATCGCCGCAACTGAGGCGGATCGCGTGCAGGGCGAGGGCGCCGCGTTTGTAGACACGGTCGTCGAACATCAGTTCCGGCCCGGGATCACCCACCAGCAGGTCCTGGTCCTCCGCCCTGAGCATCCGCCAGGCCGCCCGGGCCCGGTCGGCCACGGTCATGACCCGGGCCTCCTCGGACCATATCCATTCGGCGTAGCAGGCGAAACCTTCGTGCAGCCAGATATCCCTCCACGAGGCCGCGGTCAGTGAATTCCCGAACCACTGGTGGGACAGTTCGTGGGCGATCAGCCGCTGCGATTCCCAGTCCTGCCCCAGGTGGTTGCGGCCGAAAATGGACAGGGACTGCGCCTCCAGCGGGATTTCCAGGGCATCTTCTGTGACCACCACGGTGTAGCCGGCGAAGGGATACGGCCCAAAGCAGCTGGTGAAGGTGCGCATCATCTCCGGCTGGCGGGCGAGCCCGGTGCGCGCCTCGGCCGAGAGCTCCGCCGGCACCGCTGCCACCTGGGCGACGTCGCCGGCAGGCCGCTCCGGGTTGAGGGGAAGCAGTTCGTACCGGCCGATCTGGACCGTGGCGAGGTAGCTTGCCATCGGTTCGGACTGCTCGTAAACCCAGGTTTCGCGGCTGGACCGGGCCTGGTGGGAGACCAGCACACCGTTGCAGACGGCCCGGTAGTTCGCATCCGTGGTGACCGCGATCCGGTAGCTGGCCTTATCCCGCGGGTGGTCGTTGCAGGGGAACCAGGACGCCGCGCCGTTGGGCTGCCCGGCGACCAGGACGCCGTCGGTCAGCTCCTCCCAGCCCACCTCCCCCCAGAGCCCGCGGCGCGGGGCCGGATTGCCCTCGTAGCGGATGTCGAGGGTGAATTCGTCGCCGGGCAGCAGCGCCGCGTCCGGCACCACAACGAGGCGTTCGGCCCGCTGGGTGAACTTGCGCACTTTCCGGCCCGGCATCAGCACCTTGGTGGCCCGGAGCCCCGTCAGGTCCAGGACAATCGCCGAGCTCTGGCGCCGCGCGACCGCGTGCAGCGTCGCCCTGCCGGCGAGGTGGTTGCTGTTGATCCGGTAGTCGAGCTCGAGCTCGTAGCGGGTCACCCGGTAGACCTCGGTGCCGTGGCCGGGCATGTACGGGTCCGGGGCCTCGGCGGGCAGTTCGGGAGGCAATTCAGCGGGAAATTCCTCGGCGGCTGAAGCGGTTGGACTCATCAGTTGGCCTTAGTGGTTGCGGTGGGCGTGGTGCTCTCGGTGTGTCCTGCACGGACGGGGCGGGGCTACTTCGGCTTGGGCGCCGGAACGTCCGGGCCGCCCCACGGACTGACCGGATTTCCCATCCAGTAGGTGGCGGCCGGCACCGTTTCACCCCTCATCACGAGTGATGCCGGGCCGACCGTGCCACCCTTGCCGATCCGGGCGCGCGGCAGGATCACTCCGTGCGGGCCCATCGTGGCCCCGTCTTCGAGGGTAACAGTGTCAATGCTCATCACCCGGTCGTGGAACAGATGGGTCTGGACCACGCAGCCGCGGTTGACCGTGGCGCTGCGGCCCAGGGTGACAAGGTCCGCCTCGGGGAGCCAGTAGCTTTCGCACCACGTTCCGGCTCCGATCTTGGCGCCGAGGGCGCGCAGCCACCACACCAGCGCCGGGGTGCCGGACGCGGCCCGCGCGAACCACGGGGCGCTGACCATTTCGATGAAGGTGTCCACCACCTCATTCCGCCAGATGAAGGAGCTCCAGAGCGGGTGCTCGCCGGGGCGGATGCGTCCCACCAGAAGCCACTTGGCGACGACGGCGCTTCCGGCGGCGACGGCGCCGGCCAGCAGGACCACCATACCGCCCAGCAGCGCCGCCACGGCGTAGTTGAAGGTGCCGGCCAGCCAGTCGAGGGCCACCAGCACGCCGGCGGCGACGGCGACGGTGAGCACCAGCGGGACAAAGCGGCAGAGCTCCCACAGGGCACGCGCCAGCTTGAGCCGCCGGGGCGGCTGGAAGGTGCGGGTGTCGTCCGAGGCGATGGCGGTCCGTCGCAGCCGCACCGGCGGGCTGCCCAGCCAGGACGTGCCGGACTTCGCCTTCGCAGGGGTGGCCGAGAGCACGGCCACGAGGGAGTTCTTGGGGACGTTCCGTCCCGCGGCGGTCATCCCGGAGTTGCCGAGGAAGGAGCGTTTCCCCACTTTCGCGGGCGCGATCCGCATCCAGCCGCCGCCGAGCTCGTAGGACGCGATCAACGTGTCATCGGCGAGGAAGGCGCCTTCGCCCACGGTCGTCATTTTCGGGATCAGCAACACCGTGGACGCCTCCACGTTCCTGCCGACCCTGGCCCCGAGCAGCCGCAGCCAGACGGGGGTGAACAGGCTGGCATAGACCGGAAACAGCAGGTCGCGGGCCAAGTCGAGGACCCGCTCAGTCGCCCAGACCTGCCAGCCCATCCGGCTGCGCACCCGGTAATAGCCGGCGCGCAGGCCGATCCCGAGGAGCCGCGTGCTGGCGAGGACCAGCGCCAGGTTTGTGCCGAACCACGCCAAGGCGGCCAGCGGGAGCGACACAGCCAGCTGCGGCAGGGCCTCGGCCAGTGAGTCCCGGCCCTGGATGAAGCCGAACATCACCAGCGCGGCGGCCGCGGCGGACAGGTAGGGGATCAGGGCCAGCACGGCCGAGGCGGAGGCGAAGCCGGCAAACCAGAGCCGGCCGATCAGGTGGTGCTCCGGCGGGGCGTCCGGCCAGCCTTGTTTGGCCTTGCCGCGGCGTTCCGCCGGGGACCCGGCCACCAAGTGACCGGCCTTGACCCGACCGAGGACGGCGGAGCCTGGTTCCACCTGCGCCCCGGCCCCGATGCTCGCACCGGGCATGAGGGTGCTGCGGGCGCCGACGACGGCCCCGGCGCCGATGCGGATCGCGCCGATGTGGACAGAGTCGCCGTCGATCCACCAGCCGGACAGATCGACCTCGGGTTCGATGTTGCAGCCGTTGCCCAGCGACAGCATTCCCGTGACCGGCGGCAGCGAGTGGAGTTGGACGTTGGCGCCAATGGTGGCGCCGAGGGCCCGTGCGTAGTACGGCACCCACGGCGCGCTGGCCAGGCTGATGGCGCCGGCCAGGTCCTGGATCTGCTCGGCCAGCCACAGGCGCAGGTGCACCTTGCCCGAGCGGGGGTAGCGTCCCTCGGCGACGTTGCGCAGCAGGAGCCGGGCCGCGGCGACCGAGATCGCCATCCGCCCGGCCGGGCTCACGAACACCAGCCAGGATGCGGCCACCCACCACCAGGACAGCGTCGGCGCCGCGGTGAAACCGGCCAGGGACGACAGCAGGTTGTTTGCCACCATCAGGTACGTCAGCCAGCGCATGCCGACGAGGATATGCAGCGGAACCCCCAGCAGCGTCTGGGCCCATTGGGCGCGGCGGGAGGTGGGACGCACGGATCGCTCGCCGGCGGCGGCGGCTCCGCCCTCCGGCAGGGACTGGCGGGCGGCGTCGATCAAGGCGCCGATCCGGGGTGTCGCGTAGATGTCCGCCACCGTGATCGTCGGGTAGCGCACCCGCAGGGCGGAGACAAGTTGGGCCGCGGCCAGGGAACCGCCGCCGAAGGCGAAGAAGTCGGCGTCCAGGTCCGCAACGGTCCCGCCCAGCACGGCACTCCACTGTTCGACGATCCAGCGGGCGTCGTCAGGCAGGTTCAACGGCGCCGACGCGGCGTCCGCGGCCCCTGCGCCGGCCAGCGGCCACGGCAGGGCATGCCGGTCCACCTTGCCGCTGGTTTTGGTCGGCAGGGCGTCCACGACGGTAAGCAGCGGGATCAGCGGGGCGGGCAGGCTGGAGGCGAGCAGGGCCCGCGCGGCCGCCAGGTCCAGCTCGCGGCCGTCGACCGGGGAGAGGTAACCGACCAGCACCTGGTTCCCGGCCGCCGTCGTGCGGACCGCCGCCGCCGCGCCGGCGACGTCGGGCAGGGACTGGAGCGCGGCGTCGATCTCGCCGAGCTCGATCCGGCGGCCGCCGAGTTTGACCTGTTCGTCGGCACGGCCCACGAAGAGCAGGCCCGCCCGTTCGTAGCGGACCAGATCCCCGGAGCGGTAGGCCCGGGACCAGCCCAGGGCCGGCAGCGGAGCGTATTTTTCCGCGTCCTTGGCCGGATCGAGGTAGCGGGCAAGCCCGACGCCGCCGATGATCAGCTCCCCGATGCCGCCCTCGGCGACCGGCACCCCGTCGGAGCCGACGACGGCGAGGTCCCAGCCGTCCAGTGGCAGTCCGATCCGGACCGGTCCCGGCCCGCCCAGCGGCGCGGCGCAGGCGACGACGGTGGTCTCGGTGGGCCCGTAGGTGTTCCAGACCTCGCGTCCGTCCACGGCGAGGCGCTCGGCAAGTTCGGGCGGGCAGGCCTCGCCGCCGAAGATCAGCAGCCGGACACTTTCCAGCGACTCGACGGGCCACAGCGCGGCGAGCGTGGGCACCGTGGACACCACCGTGATGCCATGGTTGATGAGCCACGGGCCGAGGTCCATGCCGGTCCGGACCAAGGCCCGGGGCGCCGGGACCAGGCATGCCCCGTTCCGCCACGCGAGCCACATTTCCTCGCAGGAGGCGTCGAAGGCGACCGAGAGTCCGGCCAGCACCCGGTCCTGGGGTCCCACCGGCTCGGCCTGCAGGAAGATCCGCGCCTCGGCGTCGACGAACGCGGCTGCCGAGCTGTGCCGCACCGCGACGCCTTTGGGGGTGCCGGTGGATCCGGAGGTGAAAATGACCCAGGCGTCGTCGGCGGGGACCGGCTGCCTGGCGGCCGGGAACGGCCGGGGGCGGGCGGTGTCCGCGACGATGGTGCCGCCGGCGCGCATGATTCCGGAGACGCGGGCCTCGCCGAACACCAGTTTGGCGCGCTCGTCGGGGTCGTCAGCGTCCACCGGAACGTAGGCGGCCCCGACGAACATCACGGCCAGGATGGAGATGTAGAGCTCGTTGGTGCCCGAGGGGATCCGGACGCCGATCTTGTCGCCGGCGCCGAGCCCGGCGAGGTGCAGCTTCCTCGCGGCGGCACGGACCTCGTCCATCAGCTGGGCATAGCTGAGGGAACGGTGACCGTCGTCGAGCGCGGAGGCATCCGGGAAGCGGGCGGCGGTGTCCTGCAGGACATCGATCAGCGTCCGTTCCGGCGGTGCAGCGAAGGCACCCGCCAGCTGCGGCTGGTAGGTGGGGCTGGCCGGGGGAGTGCCGCCGGCGGGCGGTAGCTGCTCGATCACAGCGTGATTCTCCTCGGGGCAGATGAACGGGAGAATTCGGCGTCGCTCCCGTGCGGGATCAGGGAACCAGGATGACTTTGCCGGTGGTGCGCCGCTGCTCCAGGTCGGTGTGGGCCGTGGCGGCGTCGGCGAGGTCGTAGCGGGCGCCGATCCGGACCTTGAGGCTGCCGTCCGCCACGGCGGCGAAGAGCTCGTCGGAGCGCCAGCGGCGTTCCTGTGCGTCCTGGAGGAAGTGCGTGATCGTCGGCCGGGTCAGGTACAGCGAGCCTCCGGCGTTCAAACGTTGCGGGTCGAACGGCGGCACCGGACCCGATGCCGCGCCGAAGAGCACCAGCGTGCCGCGGATCCGGAGGGCAGCCAGCGATCCGTCGAAGGTGTCCTTCCCGACGCCGTCGTACACCACGTGCGCGCCGGCGCCGCCGGTCAGTTCGCGCACCCTGGCGGCGAAGCCGTCGTAACGCAGCACGTGGTCGGCGCCGGCTTCGCGGGCCAGCGCTTCCTTCTCGTCGGTGGAGACCGTGGTGATGACGTTCGCGCCCCGGGCCTTGAGCAGCTGGATCAGGAGCAGGCCGACGCCGCCGGCGCCGGCGTGCAGCAGCACCGTGTGGCCCGGTTCCACCTTGAAGGAGGAGTTGATCAGGTAGTGCGCGGTGATGCCCTGCAGGGGGAGCGCGGCAGCGGTGAAGTCGTCGACGCCGCGCGGCACCGGCAGCGCCTTGTCCGCGTCCACGAGGGCGTACCCGGCGTAGCAGTTGACGCCCTCGGCCGTCGCCACCCGGTCACCGGCGGAGAAGCCGGTCACGCCGTCGCCGGTTTCCTCCACGGTTCCGGAGGCCTCGGAACCCGGGGTGAAGGGGTACTGCACCTTGTAGACGCCGCTGCGCTTGTAGGTGTCGATGAAGTTCACGCCCACGGCGGCGACCTTGATCAGCAGCTGGCCGGGGCCCGGAACCGGACGGTCGACTTCTGCCAGTTCGAGGACCTCGGGTCCGCCGGACTGCCGGGCCACAATTGCGTGCGTCATGTGTCTCCTTCTGAAGTGCAGCGCTGCGATTCATCAGCGCACCGAATTATCAGCGCACCGGGGGAGAAGGGTTTCTCGGCCCGGATCCTGAGACCATCCTAGGGACAGGGCCGCGCCGGGCGAAGCATGCCCGGCCGGAGGCTAGTAACGGCGGGTAACGGTGGCCATCGGGCATTCGAAGTGGCGGCCCGCGGCGAGGCCGACGTCGTTGAGGTAGCGCACGATGATGCCGTAGGACTGAAGCAGCGTGGTTTCGGTATACGGGACCTGGTGCTTGGCGCAGAACTCGCGAACGATCACTGCCGCCTTGTCCAGCTGCGGGCGCGCCATGTCCGGGAAGAGGTGATGCTCGGCCTGGCGGTTGAGGCCACCGAGCAGGATGTCCATAAAGCGGCCGCCGGAGATGTTTCGCGAGGTCAGGACCTGGCGGCTGAAGAAGTCCACCCGGCTGTCTGCAGGCAGCACCGGCATGCCCTTGTGGTTTGGTGCGAAGGAGGCGCCCATGTAGAAGCCGAAGACGGCGAGTTGCACACCGATGAAGGCAAACGCCATGCCCAAGGGCAGGAACGTGAAGGCGAGGACCGGCAGCACGCTCAGGCGGGCCACCAGGATGGGGATCTCCACCCAGCGGTGCGTGACCTTGGCGCGCTGGAAGATGAACTTGACCGAATCGATCTGCAGGCCAAGGCCGACCAGGAACAGCAGCGGGAAGAAGAACCAGCCCTGCTTGCGGGTCAGGAAGGAGAACCGCCCCTGCCGGGTTGCGGCGGCTTCCGGGAAGAAGGCGATCGCGCCGGTGGCGATGTCCGGGTCCTTGGAGATGACGTTGGGGTGGTTGTGGTGCGCGCCGTGCTTTTGCTCCCACCAGGAGTAGCTGATGCCGGCCACGGAGGTGGCGAGCAGCCGCGCGGCCCAGTCGTTGGCGCGGCGCGAGGCGAAGATCTGCCGGTGCCCGGCCTCGTGGGCCAGGAAGCTCAGCTGGGTGCAGAGAATGCCCAGGGCGGCGGCGATAAGGAGCTGGAACCAGCTGTCACCGATCAGGGCGAACCCGAACCAGGTGGCGGTCATCAGCAGGACCAAAACGGAAAACACCGTGAGGTAGAACCCGGTGCGGCGTTCCAGCAGGCCTTCGGCCTTGACGCGCTTCAGCAGCTCGGAATAGCTCAGGACGACGGTGTTCGGTTGCCGGACCCGCGGCTGCGGGCGCGCCGGTTTTTCGGCGGAAAGTGTGGTGGTGGGGGTCATGGAACGCATGCCTCGTAACTGTTACGGGCAACGCTGCAGCTGACATTTGCAGCGGCACGGTCTGGATCACCCTCTACCCAGCATACGCGGGAGGTTGGCGCGGTGGGGCCGAGGCGCAGGGCACGGCCAACTAGATGCATAAATATCGGGTTCTATGCATAGTCTTGCTGTATACTCGGGGCTATGACTATTTCTGTTGCCGTCTCCGGTGCGAGCGGCTACGCCGGCGGCGAAGTCCTGAGGCTCCTGGCCGGTCATCCCGACGTCACCATCGGCGCCATCACCGCGCACAGCAACGCCGGTTCCAGACTAGGGGAATTGCAGCCGCATCTCCACGGTCTGGCGGACCGGATCCTCGAGGACACCACCGTGGAGAACCTCGCCGGGCACGACGTGGTGTTCCTCGCGCTGCCGCACGGCGCGTCCGCGGCGATCGCAGCGCAGCTGCCGGAAGGCACCGTGGTGATCGACGCCGGCGCGGACCACCGGCTGGAGGACCCGGCGGCGTGGGAGAAGTTCTACGGCTCGCCGCACGCCGGCACCTGGCCCTACGGCCTGCCCGAACTTCCGGGCCAGCGTGAGGCCCTCCGCGGCGCCAAGCGGATCGCCGTGCCCGGCTGCTACCCGACGTCGGCACTGCTGGCCCTCACCCCGGGCTTCAGCAACCACCTGCTCCAGGCCGACGACGTCGTGATCGTTTCCGCGTCCGGCACCTCCGGGGCCGGCAAAGCCGCGAAGGTGAACCTCATCGGCGCCGAGGTGATGGGCTCGATGAGCCCCTACGGCGTCGGCGGCGGGCACCGGCACACCCCGGAGATCGAGCAGGGTCTCTCCAAGGCACTGAATGCCCCGGTTACCGTCTCCTTCACCCCCACCCTGGCTCCGATGAGCCGCGGCATCCTCACGACCGCCACGGCGAAGGTACGCCCGGGCGTGACGGCCGAGGAACTGCGGCGCGCCTGGGCCGAGGCCTACGACGAGGAACCGTTCGTCCACCTGCTGCCGGAAGGCCAGTGGCCCTCCACCAAGTCCGTGCAGGGTTCCAACCACGCCGTGATGCAGCTGGCCCTCGACGCCCGCGCCGGCCGGGTGATCGTCACCTGCGCCATCGACAACCTCACCAAGGGGACCGCCGGCGGCGCCGTGCAGTCCATGAACATTGCCCTCGGCCTGGCGGAAACCGCCGGCCTCGAACTGCAGGGAGTCGCACCGTGAGCATCACCGCCCCCCAGGGATTCCGCGCCGCCGGCGTCAAGGCCGGCCTGAAGGCCTCCGGAAACCCGGACCTGGCCCTTGTGGTCAACGACGGCCCCAACAAGGCCGCCGCCGCCGTCTTCACCTCCAACCGGGTGGCCGCGGCCCCCGTGCACTGGTCCCGCGAGGTCATCAAGGACGGCCGCGTGGACGCCGTCATCCTCAACTCCGGCGGCGCCAACGCCTGCACCGGACCGCAGGGCTTCCAAAACACGCACACCACCGCGGAAAAGGCCGCAGAGGCCCTTGGCGCTTCCGCGACGGACATTTTCGTCTGCTCCACCGGCCTGATCGGCGAGCAGCTTCCGATGGACAAGCTGGTCCCGGCCATCAGCGTCGCGGCCGGGGAGCTGAGCGCCGACGGCGGCCCGGCCGCCGCCACCGCCATCATGACCACCGACTCGGTCTCCAAGCAGGCGCTCTTCACCGGCACCGACGCCGAGGGCCGGGAGTTCACCATCGGCGGCATGGCCAAGGGCGCAGGCATGCTCGCCCCGGGCCTGGCCACCATGCTCGTCGTCCTGACCACGGACGCGGACGTCCAGCCCGAACTGCTCGACGTTGCCCTCCGCGACGCCACCCGCGTCACCTTCGACCGGGCCGACTCGGACGGTTGCATGTCCACCAACGACACCGTGGTGCTGCTCGCCTCCGGCGCCTCGGGGTCCGTGCCATCCGCCGCCGACTTCGGCAAGGGCCTCACCCAGGTCTGCGCCGACCTGGCCCGCAAGCTGATCGGCGACGCCGAGGGCGCCAGCCATGACATTGCCATCCGCACCTTCAACGCCGCCAGCGAAAAGGACGCCGAAGTGGTCAGCCGGGCCGTGGCCCGCTCCAACCTCTTCAAGACGGCGATCTTCGGCAAGGACCCCAACTGGGGCCGGGTGCTCTCCGCCGTCGGCACCACCGACGCGGCCTTCGAACCGGACCAGCTCAATGTGTCGATGAACGGCGTGCAGATCTGCCGCAACGGCAGCATCGGCGACGACCGGAACCTCGTGGACCTGGAACCGCGCGAAGTCCTCGTCGAGATCGACCTGCAGGCCGGGGCCGCCGAGGCGACGATCTGGACCAACGACCTCACGCACGACTACGTCCACGAAAACAGCGCCTACTCCAGCTAGGCCGGCCCGGGAGGGACAAACAACAGTTGGGACGAACAGCATGAACACGCAGACCCGCGAAACCACCTCCATGGCAGATGCCCGGGGCAAGGCCGGCACCCTGATCGAGGCGCTGCCCTGGATCCAGCGCTTCGCCGGGACCACCATGG
The nucleotide sequence above comes from Arthrobacter sp. KBS0702. Encoded proteins:
- a CDS encoding 4'-phosphopantetheinyl transferase superfamily protein, whose amino-acid sequence is MTSQLMVRSVPPFRVPGAAEVPGATGSLEAAAHGLLDDVELGRARALEPRPRQDFLAGRLALRRFAAELLGVPAADLRAAYNCPQCGPGSPHGRPGYTLHGVPVPLLLSLSRSAGWVLLAAVPDPAPGLRLGVDVQDPAGTDFAGFDELVLGPAERASLRSLAGAELLAERARLWARKEAWLKLCGTGLRTAPDSVEVLGHPGIRDLPPAESGLPAHFAAAVALAGTPDGLPPGQPPGPPARQRPSAGVSRRAAAGVPLHRARGGARPRRRSR
- the pheT gene encoding phenylalanine--tRNA ligase subunit beta, giving the protein MRIPLSWLREFAAVPAGATAEDVMADLVKVGFEEEAVHRPTDALQGPVVVGQVLSIVKEPQTNGKTINWCQVRVVPEGQQQTLTGEGIDPSGVQGIICGAHNFVEGDKVVVTLPGAVLPGDFRISARKTYGHLSAGMIASVRELGIGEDHDGILVLSRIGLDPEIGTDAMELLGLYDQAAEINVTPDRGYAFSIRGVAREYAHATGTPFTDPASKVQAPADLTGGYGVKLNDDAPIYGKPGCDRFVARTVRGVDATRPTPPWMSSRLRLAGIRSISLPVDISNYVMLELGQPTHCYDLDTLSGDIVVRRAVAGEKITTLDAKERTLDAEDLLITDGSGAIGIAGVMGGAATEVSDATTNVLIEAAHFDEVSIARSRRRHKLPSEASKRFERGVDWHIAPVAAQRVVDLLVELAGGTAVAEGTDVGTAPDAVAVELPAAFAAERIGIDFTEDQILTSLQDLGAVVEKTGTGYAVTAPSWRTDLETKEDLSEEIARLVGYDKIPATLPVAPPGRGLTRVQQQRRRLVQALADAGLTEVLAYPFVSKAANDTFGTPEAGAERKALKLANPISEEHGYLRTSILPGLIEVAKRNHSRGFRDLALFESGLVFLPGDTLGTASIPPLGAKPADEVLDGLYDGVPDQPLYLAAVLTGHDSPAAPAHAPRAWDWADALDIARLAGDVLGVEIVISQGQHQAFHPGRAAQLALRNGEVLGYAGELHPKLLAAHDMPARSVALELNADALFEAAADVIVARHISTYPVATQDVALVVAAEVAADEVLAALRDGAGELLEDVALFDVYAGKGIEEGKKSLAFNLRFRADDRTLTADEASAARDSAVAAAHERFGAVQR
- a CDS encoding M1 family metallopeptidase, yielding MSPTASAAEEFPAELPPELPAEAPDPYMPGHGTEVYRVTRYELELDYRINSNHLAGRATLHAVARRQSSAIVLDLTGLRATKVLMPGRKVRKFTQRAERLVVVPDAALLPGDEFTLDIRYEGNPAPRRGLWGEVGWEELTDGVLVAGQPNGAASWFPCNDHPRDKASYRIAVTTDANYRAVCNGVLVSHQARSSRETWVYEQSEPMASYLATVQIGRYELLPLNPERPAGDVAQVAAVPAELSAEARTGLARQPEMMRTFTSCFGPYPFAGYTVVVTEDALEIPLEAQSLSIFGRNHLGQDWESQRLIAHELSHQWFGNSLTAASWRDIWLHEGFACYAEWIWSEEARVMTVADRARAAWRMLRAEDQDLLVGDPGPELMFDDRVYKRGALALHAIRLSCGDLAFFALLHDWTGGRRHGSVTTEDFILAAHRVTGIDAEAVLHPWLYEEALPPLPAG